TCTCAGGCTTGACCCAGTTCCATTGGTGGAAGGCGTTTCAATGCTAAGTGTGGCTGATTAAGCGGACTTGATATTAGTCCACAGCCTGCAATTCATCTAAGCGAGCCAACACTTCAACGCTGTGAATAGCAGGACGCACACCTAGGAAGCGATCGCGCAAAATACCCTCGGGATCAATCACATAGGTATGTCGTAGGGAAACACCGCTCAGCCAAGAACCATAGGCTTTGCTCACTGCCCCAGTCGTATCAGCCAGCAGGGGAAAGGTCAGCCCTTCCGAGTCGCAAAATTCTGCGTGGGAGGTTACATCATCCACACTGATGCCCAAAATTTGAGTATGACGGTCTAAATACTTGGGCAAGTCTTGCTGAAACCGCTTGGCTTCCAGGGTGCAG
The nucleotide sequence above comes from Candidatus Obscuribacterales bacterium. Encoded proteins:
- a CDS encoding peroxiredoxin, with protein sequence MTQILPSRRRLLGYVLSSLLALAVLLGGMPAAFALGGPQPTLNAPAPDFTLPSNTGDGEISLADYRGQWVVAYFYPQDFTPGCTLEAKRFQQDLPKYLDRHTQILGISVDDVTSHAEFCDSEGLTFPLLADTTGAVSKAYGSWLSGVSLRHTYVIDPEGILRDRFLGVRPAIHSVEVLARLDELQAVD